In one window of Ruminococcus albus AD2013 DNA:
- a CDS encoding thioesterase II family protein, with translation MKLDTIFPFGIGKKGAACRLYCFHHAGGSVCTFRNWLKMSPLIDVAPLELPDRSCDPKTLTFESVLEDMTAAMAKTADSIPFFIYGHSLGSLFGFQTACELKKRYGLKAERLFVAGRHAPSEETASSFRYSQGIGALEKELKRCGMESDEILSNKTFRSVFLPIIYNDYRLNEEYVYNGEILDIPITAMNGSEDKDADGEIVDKWAKVTSAGFERYEFCGNHFFPYGEDEQNVIALIREKILLSLGYDSP, from the coding sequence ATGAAACTTGATACGATATTCCCCTTCGGTATCGGTAAAAAAGGTGCAGCATGCAGGCTGTACTGCTTTCATCACGCAGGTGGTAGTGTGTGTACTTTCAGAAATTGGCTGAAAATGTCGCCGCTGATAGATGTGGCTCCGCTGGAACTTCCTGACAGGAGCTGCGACCCGAAAACACTGACTTTTGAGAGCGTACTTGAAGATATGACCGCTGCGATGGCAAAGACTGCCGACTCCATACCATTTTTCATCTACGGACATAGTCTCGGTTCATTATTCGGATTTCAGACAGCATGTGAGCTAAAAAAAAGATACGGTCTAAAAGCCGAAAGACTTTTTGTCGCAGGACGTCATGCCCCCTCTGAAGAGACCGCATCATCATTCAGATATTCCCAGGGCATAGGTGCACTGGAAAAAGAGCTGAAAAGATGCGGAATGGAAAGTGATGAGATACTTTCAAACAAGACCTTCCGAAGCGTATTCCTGCCTATAATTTATAACGATTACAGGCTCAATGAGGAATACGTATATAACGGAGAGATCTTGGATATACCGATAACCGCCATGAACGGAAGTGAGGATAAAGATGCAGACGGCGAGATAGTAGATAAATGGGCTAAAGTAACATCCGCAGGATTTGAAAGATACGAATTCTGCGGCAATCACTTTTTCCCTTATGGAGAAGATGAGCAAAACGTCATAGCACTTATAAGAGAGAAGATACTTCTTTCTCTCGGATATGATTCACCATAA